In the genome of Brachionichthys hirsutus isolate HB-005 chromosome 23, CSIRO-AGI_Bhir_v1, whole genome shotgun sequence, one region contains:
- the ttc5 gene encoding tetratricopeptide repeat protein 5, with the protein MAEGEKPTEPDTARNDLQILKEIVDDLYKFRDCYFETHGVEEAARKQSDVAQELEKTSKKLEEKEDEFKHKAEFLLLKGRCLNIAPDFSDVAHKCLSHAVKLEPGMVEGWNTLGEQYWKKGDLIGAKNCFTGALQRNKNKVSLRSLSMVLRQLPVTDKYLKGKQVLESVDMAREAVQLDVEDGLSWYILGNAYVSLFFSCGENPQLSQQAFTAYSQSERVDRSASFNADLHFNRSTLFQYEEMYGSALCGFSRAAALDPGWEAPREKEKQLLEYLRKVTELIQNKGKVKTRRLRSMLSKLSASALGPCASPQFRCPTGRVGSLEPRALSSLKHGINVGVAALGKVVFSLASDGVMAFTFGMVDSEEMCVVVMVYNMANTWGVLMGDTVVIPEPHVKQNSITHEAETFDFRSIRVDSPLHLIVNGRKQHPHSQTAANVSYTAQRD; encoded by the exons ATGGCGGAAGGCGAGAAGCCAACAGAGCCCGACACAGCCCGAAATGACCTGCAGATTTTGAAG GAGATTGTGGATGACCTGTATAAATTCAGAGATTGCTACTTTGAGACTCACGGTGTGGAAGAAGCGGCGAGGAAACAAAGCGACGTCGCCCAGGAGTTAGAAAAGACGTcgaagaagctggaggagaaagaag ATGAATTTAAACACAAAGCAGAGTTTCTGTTGCTGAAGGGCAGGTGTCTAAACATAGCGCCTGACTTCAGTGATGTAGCACACAAGTGCCTTTCCCACGCAGTGAAGTTGGAGCCCGGGATGGTCGAGGGCTGGAACACATTAGGGGAGCAGTACTGGAAAAAGGGAGACCTCATCGGTGCCAAAAACTGTTTCACTGGAGCCTTGCAACGG AACAAGAACAAAGTGTCTCTACGCAGCCTGTCTATGGTCCTGAGGCAGCTACCTGTAACAGACAAGTATTTAAAAGGCAAGCAGGTGCTGGAGAGCGTGGACATGGCCCGGGAAGCTGTCCAGCTGGATGTAGAAGACGGGCTGTCCTGGT ATATCCTGGGAAATGCCTACGTCTCCCTTTTTTTCAGCTGCGGAGAGAATCCGCAGTTGTCTCAACAAGCTTTTACCGCTTACTCACAATCT GAGCGAGTGGACAGATCTGCCTCCTTTAACGCCGATCTACATTTCAACCGATCCACGTTGTTCCAGTACGAGGAGATGTACGGCTCGGCGCTTTGCGGCTTCAGCCGGGCCGCAGCGCTCGACCCCGGTTGGGAGGCTCCTCGAGAAaaggagaagcagctgctcGAGTATCTGAGGAAGGTCACCGAACTCATTCAGAACAAG GGGAAGGTGAAGACCCGGCGGTTACGGTCGATGCTCTCGAAGCTCAGCGCCTCGGCTTTGGGTCCGTGCGCCTCCCCTCAGTTCCGGTGCCCGACGGGCCGAGTCGGCAGCCTGGAGCCTCGCGCTCTGTCCTCCCTCAAACACGGCATCAACGTCGGGGTGGCCGCCTTGGGCAAGGTGGTGTTCAGCCTGGCCTCGGACGGCGTCATGGCCTT tACTTTCGGCATGGTGGACAGTGAGGAGATGTGTGTGGTGGTGATGGTTTACAACATGGCAAATACCTGGGGAGTCCTGATGGGAGACACAGTCGTCATTCCTGAGCCGCATGTCAAACAGAACAGCATAACACATGAAGCTGAG ACCTTCGACTTCAGAAGTATACGAGTGGACTCACCGCTGCACCTCATCGTCAACGGCAGGAAACAACACCCCCACAGCCAGACCGCCGCCAACGTCAGCTACACGGCTCAGAGGGACTGA
- the mettl3 gene encoding N6-adenosine-methyltransferase subunit METTL3: protein MSDTWSNIQAHKKQLDSLRERLQRRRKDPAQLSADGGNSTEISTARSDSPAPSAPILPQEETGKPPDPELEKKMLGYLSDLSRSLPMDSLAIANELSSSDAAISHGCIQSLLLKFSAQELIEVRQPSSASSSTAPSSSIVVAVDHTKLWAMIGSGSGAQQTGIKRKAEDQPHHKRAPGFPPLLQSSASPPHASFTSLTPASSTQLAGPLASGSGAEKKGRSNKNPSSHVDMEIESLLNQQSTKEQQSKKVSREILELLNASTAKEQSIVEKFRSHGRAQVQEFCDHGTKEDCVRSEDTVQPCTKLHFRRIINKHTDESLGDCSFLNTCFHMDTCKYVHYEIDSPPEAEGGLLGLQAGTTELGLHDDGDADSNVGKLFPSQWVCCDIRFLDVSILGKFAVVMADPPWDIHMELPYGTLTDDEMRKLNIPVLQDDGFLFLWVTGRAMELGRECLSLWGYERVDEIIWVKTNQLQRIIRTGRTGHWLNHGKEHCLVGVKGNPQGFNRGLDCDVIVAEVRSTSHKPDEIYGMIERLSPGTRKIELFGRPHNVQPNWVTLGNQLDGIHLLDPEVVGRFKKRYPDGVISKPKNMQ from the exons ATGTCGGACACGTGGAGCAACATTCAGGCGCACAAGAAGCAGCTGGACTCTTTGCGGGAAAGGTTGCAGCGGCGGCGGAAGGATCCCGCACAACTTTCGGCGG ATGGTGGAAACAGCACAGAGATTTCCACAGCCAGAAGTGACAGTCCGGCTCCGTCAGCACCGATCCTGCCTCAGGAAGAGACGGGAAAACCACCGGACCCCGAACTGGAGAAGAAGATGCTGGGATACCTGTCTGATCTGAGTCGATCACTACCAATGGACTCCCTCGCCATCGCAAATGAACTCAGCAGT TCTGACGCGGCCATCAGTCATGGATGCATCCAGAGTCTGCTGCTCAAATTCTCTGCGCAGGAACTGATTGAGGTCCGACagccctcctctgcctcttcatctaccgccccctcctcctcgaTTGTAGTCGCCGTGGATCACACAAAACTATGGGCCATGATCGGTTCTGGATCCGGAGCCCAACAGACTGGAATCAAGAGAAAAGCAGAGGATCAGCCCCACCATAAAAGAGCTCCGGGCTTCCCGCCGTTGCTTCAGAGCTCTGCTTCCCCGCCCCACGCCTCCTTCACCTCTCTGACGCCGGCTTCCTCCACGCAGCTGGCGGGGCCTTTGGCGTCAGGGAGCGGCGCggagaagaaggggaggagcaACAAAAACCCGTCTTCTCACGTGGACATGGAGATCGAGAGCCTCTTGAACCAACAGTCCACTAAAGAGCAGCAGAGCAAGAAG GTTAGCAGAGAGATTCTGGAGCTTCTCAATGCCAGCACAGCTAAAGAGCAGTCCATCGTGGAAAAGTTCCGCTCCCATGGCCGAGCTCAGGTCCAAGAGTTCTGCGATCACGGGACCAAAGAGGACTGTGTTCGCTCGGAGGACACGGTGCAGCCGTGCACCAAGTTACATTTCCG CCGCATCATCAACAAGCACACAGACGAGAGCCTCGGCGACTGCTCCTTCCTCAACACGTGTTTCCACATGGATACGTGCAAATATGTCCACTATGAGATCGACAGCCCCCCCGAAGCCGAGGGGGGCCTCCTGGGACTTCAGGCTGGCACCACGGAGCTCGGACTCCATGATGATGGAGATGCGGACAGCAACGTGGGCAAACTGTTCCCATCTCAG TGGGTCTGCTGTGATATACGCTTCTTGGACGTGTCCATCCTGGGTAAGTTTGCCGTGGTGATGGCCGACCCTCCGTGGGACATCCACATGGAGCTCCCCTACGGCACGCTGACCGACGACGAGATGAGAAAACTCAACATCCCCGTCCTGCAAGACGAcggcttcctcttcctctgggtCACCGGCAG GGCTATGGAGCTCGGCAGAGAATGTCTCAGTCTTTGGGG CTACGAGCGTGTTGATGAAATCATTTGGGTGAAAACCAATCAGCTTCAGCGAATCATTCGCACAGGAAGGACAGGCCATTGGCTGAACCACGGAAAGGAGCATTGCCTG GTGGGGGTGAAGGGAAACCCGCAGGGTTTCAACAGAGGTCTGGACTGCGATGTCATTGTTGCCGAG GTCCGCTCCACCAGTCATAAACCAGACGAGATCTACGGCATGATCGAGAGATTATCACCCGGCACCAGGAAGATCGAGCTCTTCGGTCGACCCCACAACGTCCAGCCCAACTG GGTAACACTTGGAAACCAGCTCGATGGCATTCATCTCTTGGATCCTGAGGTCGTGGGTCGATTTAAGAAGCGCTACCCAGACGGCGTCATCTCCAAACCCAAGAACATGCAATGA
- the LOC137911602 gene encoding E3 ubiquitin-protein ligase CCNB1IP1: MSLCDDTLLCNFPKCRTTLNGFAWVTACSHVFCDQHGSGEFSRSPAICPACSSALSGKLDIVRTELSPSEEYKAMVLAGLRPDIVLDISTRAMTFWSYQVHQEHMYQKHSLSRAEAQLKQMEKVLTQQNQCRELELSAMSAEIASLKKVMEDYKRKYSEVSERLMERNRQYQKLQALYDSLRLRNMVVGTGDRDPAQHPAHYRFNTEAARQAAPQRSPQFLSASHDGEGRFFSCLEAEGGKPFFQFSSPARERARPFDKNL, encoded by the exons ATGTCTCTCTGCGACGACACACTCCTGTGCAACTTCCCGAAATGTCGGACCACGTTGAACGGCTTCGCCTGGGTCACCGCCTGCTCCCATGTTTTCTGTGATCAACACGGGTCGGGGGAATTCAGCCGATCGCCTGCCATCTGCCCGGCGTGCTCCTCGGCGCTGTCTGGGAAGCTGGACATTGTGAGAACTGAGCTGTCGCCCTCTGAGGAGTATAAAGCCATGGTTCTGGCCGGTCTGCGACCAGACATAGTCCTGGACATCAGCACCCGGGCTATGACCTTCTGGAGCTATCAG GTTCATCAGGAGCACATGTATCAGAAGCACAGTCTGTCACGGGCCGAGGCCCAGCTGAAGCAGATGGAGAAGGTGTTAACCCAACAGAACCAGTGCAGAGAACTGGAACTCAGCGCCATGAGCGCAGAAATCGCCTCCCTGAAGAAG GTGATGGAGGATTAcaagaggaagtacagcgaggtGTCCGAGAGGCTGATGGAACGGAACAGGCAGTACCAGAAACTCCAGGCGCTGTACGACTCTCTGAGGCTGCGCAACATGGTGGTGGGCACCGGGGACAGGGACCCCGCGCAGCATCCGGCGCATTACAGATTCAACACTG aagCAGCTCGGCAGGCAGCGCCACAGAGAAGCCCCCAGTTCCTCTCAGCGAGCCACGACGGGGAGGGCAGATTCTTCTCCTGCCTGGAGGCTGAGGGAGGCAAACCTTTCTTCCAGTTCAGCTCTCCGGCCAGGGAGAGAGCCCGGCCCTTCGACAAGAATCTCTGA
- the si:ch211-212k18.5 gene encoding sal-like protein 2 — MSRRKQKRPQHLVNADPGGPKLLSHDEHLGMKSPATSLGSEVTSSSSSSSSSPTSLQDCQPPLAPRPSPGGLHAPSLPSESSPPPHWPSHAAPFATSLPNTHSSLSPDFPHPSLSSQTHSPPPPDQTSGSHSLSRRGNSHSTMTSPPMGSSATTATSSSSSSSSSFSSLCAPPQRDSASPGQQQEQIQVPPTLAVLLEELRVLQQRQIHQMQITEEICRHVLRLGGAVFGHDGPTVASVADGNQKSAGPAPSSPTHPSTATPVTKASSLLTSFPVSLFPHQSISKSGASRVNGSRPPSASTSSSLSPSSVSSTLSSSLNPLSFSLGLPPRYFHEKASAASLFGHGNVISFPTPPLPTAGHSQDLQPSSSLGSASSSGRHQHVCRFCGKVLSSDSSLQIHLRSHTGERPYQCPVCLSRFTTRGNLKAHFLRHREQNPELSLSLLPPALSEQTQGGSAPAPIQRRRKRRADDDESFNGVKGGVAGMAENMALGFLPGTSARPSSSSLPLPPSVDMALLSTAHSLLQLNRASAAAATASGTGMPSSSSSSSSSSSMGSHFKGAKQQRFDENTPPHSALPATSPYSQLAHLPKILFPGGASPHHLALLRPPGHPSTSHLTSPHQLPFPFPPFPKPLTSSASSSAPTASSQTSDTSKLQRLVQKLEKRPHGGSSSSSTSAHTPAEGHGDSYSQDLTTSSAYRRQMLAALGLSPSANAAGLAPISGSGKKTATAAPSLPSAQGANQCGVCLRVLSCPRALRLHQATHLGERPFPCKLCGRSFSTKGSLRAHLATHRARPANSRALNSCPLCPRKFTNALVLQHHIRLHLVGQIPPDEDVPVGDGAEARNAVFDDGDATNGSYAQQLLPLALTTSSKTPKDVLVSGSTSKQSAASDGVSVKTEESEGSTPSVSPPLTHNPSSAGAEDPPPLLEGNAVANGSPIKSEEETHADLSHTSPFKAPLARSHSNLASEDGETGDSPLSLCVSKPGIENNIDSVSTDEPTSSPDSNRKPPAANPLPVPGADEAPGNEPQEAQERNAPQSKGTSETPTPGEPLPVLNQELEKDIPTQEGYSETHKPSEDQEPPDPAPAPARHTQPSRPDKPYSCSQCGKAYASRSGLKGHMKTHPGAPTSTHAKAQANGNNVAEGQMSNSTHKKNLGQQEETQGLAKSPGNDDGKDPPPIGAVSSVANQPVDTSV, encoded by the exons ATGTCACGCCGGAAGCAGAAGCGACCTCAGCATCTAGTCAATGCGGATCCGGGGGGTCCGAAGTTGCTTTCTCACG ATGAGCACTTGGGCATGAAGTCACCGGCCACATCTCTCGGCTCAGAAGTgacctcgtcctcctcgtcctcctcctcgtcccccACCTCCCTCCAAGACTGCCAGCCTCCTCTGGCCCCTCGCCCGTCTCCTGGTGGGCTCCACGCTCCCTCCTTGCCCAGTGAGAGCTCGCCACCTCCTCACTGGCCCAGCCACGCTGCCCCCTTCGCCACGTCCCTCCCCAACACtcactcttctctctctccagacttCCCTCACCCGTCGCTGTCGTCCCAGACTCACTCGCCTCCCCCCCCAGATCAAACCTCAGGTTCCCACAGCTTGTCCCGCCGAGGAAATTCTCACTCCACCATGACCTCGCCGCCGATGGGCAGCTCAGCCACTACCgctacctcctcctcttcctcctcctcctcctccttctcctcgctGTGTGCGCCCCCCCAGCGTGACAGCGCCAGCCCAggtcagcagcaggagcagatcCAGGTGCCTCCGACCCTGGCGGTGCTCCTCGAGGAGCTGAGGGTTCTACAGCAAAGGCAAATCCACCAGATGCAGATAACGGAGGAGATCTGCCGGCACGTTCTCAGGCTTGGGGGGGCCGTCTTCGGCCACGATGGTCCTACAGTGGCCAGCGTTGCAGACGGCAACCAGAAATCTGCAGGACCTGCGCCTTCATCGCCGACGCACCCCTCCACTGCCACCCCAGTAACCAAAGCCTCATCGCTTCTGACGAGCTTTCCGGTTTCCCTTTTCCCCCATCAGTCTATCTCCAAATCGGGCGCTTCACGCGTCAATGGCAGTCGGCCGCCGTCCGCCTCTACCTCTTCCTCGTTGTCTCCCTCATCCGTCTCGTCCACGCTCAGTTCCTCCCTAAACCCTTTGTCCTTTTCGCTGGGCCTCCCGCCCCGCTACTTCCACGAAAAAGCATCCGCCGCTTCCCTCTTCGGCCACGGCAACGTCATTAGTTTCCCGACGCCGCCGCTTCCCACCGCCGGGCATTCCCAGGACCTCCAGCCCAGCTCCTCTTTGGGATCGGCCTCCTCGTCGGGACGCCATCAGCACGTGTGCCGGTTTTGCGGGAAGGTGTTGAGCAGCGATTCCTCGCTCCAGATCCATTTGAGGTCGCACACGGGCGAGAGGCCCTACCAGTGTCCCGTCTGCCTGAGCCGCTTTACCACCAGAGGGAACCTCAAAGCCCATTTCCTGCGACACAGGGAACAGAATCCGGAGCTGTCGCTGTCCTTGCTGCCCCCGGCGCTGTCGGAGCAAACGCAGGGTGGCTCTGCTCCAGCTCCCATCCAGAGGAGACGAAAGCGAAGGGCTGACGACGACGAGTCGTTTAACGGCGTGAAAGGCGGCGTCGCCGGGATGGCGGAAAACATGGCTTTGGGATTCTTGCCCGGCACATCTGCCCgaccctcgtcttcatcgctaCCCCTGCCCCCTTCGGTGGACATGGCGCTGCTGTCCACCGCCCACTCGCTGTTGCAGCTGAACAGAGCATCAGCTGCCGCCGCCACCGCATCGGGCACTGGAAtgccctcttcctcttcgtcctcgtcttcctcctcctccatgggCAGTCATTTCAAAGGAGCGAAGCAGCAGCGATTTGACGAGAACACTCCTCCCCATTCGGCCCTCCCTGCAACCTCTCCGTACTCCCAGCTGGCCCACCTCCCCAAGATCCTCTTCCCCGGAGGCGCCTCCCCTCACCACCTCGCGCTTCTCCGGCCCCCGGGCCATCCGTCCACCTCCCACCTCACTTCGCCTCACCAGCTACCCTTCCCCTTCCCACCTTTCCCAAAGCCCTTGACCTCATCTGCCTCTTCGTCCGCCCCCACCGCCTCTAGTCAGACCTCGGACACCTCCAAGTTGCAGCGCCTGGTGCAGAAGCTTGAAAAACGGCCTCACGgaggctcttcctcttcctccacctccgcacacacacctgccgaAGGACACGGGGACTCGTATAGCCAGGACCTAACCACCTCCAGCGCCTACCGCAGGCAAATGTTGGCTGCTCTCGGCCTGAGCCCGAGTGCCAATGCTGCCGGATTAGCGCCCATTTCAGGTTCCGGCAAGAAAACTGCCACAGCTGCCCCTTCTCTGCCGAGTGCCCAGGGTGCAAATCAGTGTGGGGTGTGTCTGCGCGTCCTCAGCTGCCCCAGAGCTTTGCGTTTGCACCAGGCCACACATCTGGGGGAGCGGCCGTTCCCTTGTAAACTGTGCGGTCGTTCTTTCTCTACCAAGGGTAGCCTCCGGGCCCACCTGGCCACTCACCGCGCAAGACCAGCGAACTCCCGTGCCCTGAACTCCTGCCCACTCTGCCCACGCAAGTTCACCAACGCCTTGGTTCTTCAGCATCATATCCGATTGCACCTAGTAGGGCAGATACCGCCTGACGAAGACGTGCCAGTTGGAGACGGCGCAGAGGCACGGAACGCCGTCTTTGACGACGGTGATGCCACCAACGGGTCTTATGCCCAGCAGCTCCTTCCTTTGGCTTTAACCACGAGCTCAAAGACCCCCAAAGATGTTCTCGTTTCAGGGTCCACTTCTAAGCAATCCGCCGCTTCTGATGGCGTTTCTGTGAAGACGGAGGAATCGGAGGGCTCGACACCAAGCGTTAGTCCGCCCCTGACCCATAATCCCAGCTCGGCGGGAGCTGAGGACCCCCCACCGCTTCTGGAAGGCAACGCCGTTGCTAATGGTAGCCCCATAAAGTCTGAGGAGGAGACCCACGCTGACCTGAGCCACACTAGCCCTTTTAAAGCACCCTTAGCTCGCTCCCATTCAAATTTAGCGAGCGAGGATGGGGAGACAGGAGACTCCCCTCTTTCCCTCTGCGTTTCTAAACCTGGAATAGAAAATAATATTGACTCCGTTTCCACAGACGAGCCCACCTCCAGTCCGGATTCTAACCGGAAACCCCCAGCTGCTAATCCCTTACCCGTCCCTGGAGCAGATGAGGCCCCTGGGAATGAACcacaggaggcgcaggagagAAATGCCCCCCAAAGCAAAGGCACGAGTGAGACCCCTACACCCGGGGAGCCTTTGCCAGTCTTGAATCAGGAACTGGAAAAGGATATTCCAACGCAGGAGGGTTACAGCGAGACACATAAGCCTTCAGAGGACCAAGAGCCCCCCGatccggcaccggcaccggcccGGCACACCCAGCCCTCTCGCCCAGATAAACCCTATTCCTGCTCCCAGTGCGGAAAGGCGTATGCCAGCCGCAGCGGACTGAAG GGTCATATGAAGACTCACCCAGGAGCGCCGACCAGCACCCACGCCAAGGCTCAAGCCAATGGCAATAATGTGGCAGAGGgtcaaatgtcaaattcaaCTCATAAGAAGAACCTggggcagcaggaggaaacGCAGGGATTGGCCAAGTCTCCTGGAAACGACGACGGCAAAGATCCTCCACCAATCGGTGCCGTCTCAAGTGTCGCAAACCAGCCTGTGGACACGTCTGTGTAG